The genome window TGGCTTGCTGAGCCCTTCATGGTGAACGACTGGGAGATGCTGCAAGGAGCAAAGATGGATCTTCAGTGCCAAACTCCTTTCAGAGAGCCAGTTGCCACCACCCCACCAAACTCCTTGGGTCaccccctgctccccagcagccttTCTCCAGGGGATGACCCAACTTCATTCCCTGCTGGGCTCCcatccctgctcccctcccagGAGCTGGGCACCACAGGAAAGCTTAGAAGGGGTTTTGTTCATTCATGTCCTCCTGTGAGGCCCCACAAGTAGCACCAGGCATCCTACCCCAGGCCTGGACTCACCACCAgctcaggcagggctgggatgggcacTCACCTCCCATCTGATGCCAGGCTGAACTCAGACACCTCCTCATCCGTGCTGGTGTAGCCGTTCTCTGCAGGAGGGAGAGCACAGGTCAGTGGTGGGAGGGGACTGTCTATttggtctggaggagactgaggggggatctcattcgTATTTCTAAGTATacaaatggtgggtgtcaggagactggggcagcacttttttcaagggtgatgggatgaagttggaacacacaaagttccatttaaccataagaaaaaacctatttgactgtttcagtgagggagccctggcccaggctgcccggggagggtgtggaggctccttccctgaaGGTCtgcaggacccacctggacacgttcctgtgtgacctgatctaggtgagacctgctttggcagagggactggacgatctctaaaggtcccttccaacccccaccactgtGATTCCATGACTGCCCCTACCCTGTCCtcatccccccacccccaaagcACAGCCCTTGGTGGCTGGGGCACCTGGGGTGCTGCCTGTGGGGTCAGCACACCCCGCCCCAGGCCATGGCAGCCCCGGGTCTCACCTTGCTGCACGTTGTGGATCAGGGCCTGCAGCTCGGGGTGCGACTCGGCCTTCTCGCGCAGGGCGTCCAGGATGGCGTGGTTGTGAGCCGAGCCGCCCGCGTCCCACTGCCGCAGCCGGCCCTCCAGCAGCCGGATCTGCGCCTCCTTCTGTGccacctgcagcccctgccacacGACAGCCGTGCCCTGGGGCCTCAGCACCATCCTGCCACCCTGCTGCCCTCCCGCCCTGGCGCCCGCACCCCGGCGTGGCTCCCACCTTGTCGATGGAGGCCTTCAGGAAGTTGTCCAGCAGGAGCCGGGCCTCGgccagggagcaggagctgatCACCACCGAGGTGTCCGTGGAGTCCAGCTCCTCCTGAAacgggacatgggttagtgctgggctgggggagggctgggactccatcGAGGGCTTTGCCGACCcaaatgatcctgtgattctatgaaaggtgGAGGGTGGGAGTTgggtgcagctggggagcagcacgGGCTTCATGGCCAGCACAGCACCTCTGCTGCCACACCAGTCCCAACACTTGCTCTCCTCAGCCTGCCCAAGTGGCTACTGTGGCCATAGAGATGGCCAACACaacctgagctgctgctctgttcctgctgccagcactcGATGAAGCACTAAGCTGCAGCCACCAGCCTCCACAGCTGATCAGGTCACTGCCCAGAGGCTGCAATGAATTAACAGCACTCCCTTCTTCTCCAGCCACCCAGGTAACAGCAGGGACAGGCCATGaccagggtgagggagcagtgaaacaggctgcccagaggggttgtggaggctccttccttggagggcttcaagacccgcctggacacgttcctatgccacctgatctaggtgaccctgcttttgcagggaggttggactggatgatctctaaaggtcccttccaacccctaccattctgtgatactattCCATGATTCCATGACCAGCACAGAGcctccagcctgggctgcagccactAGAGGGGAGCCGGGAGCTGCTCAGCAGTGCCGGGTGTCAGGACAGGACACCAAACCTGCAGCCTTTCTGCTAGGAAATAAGCCAGTCCTGcctgtttccagcacaccaaACTCCCCTGGGGACTGGTAACTGCCAGCCCCACAAGCAGGATGGAGACCTGCAGCCTCATTATAATCCTAGCACGCTGAGACCAGCTGCCTGTCCATGGGTGTGTGAGGACCACAGGCAACCAGGGATGCTCCCCCcaggcccagcccagcacccacctTGGTCTCCTCGATCTGCATGATGGTGGCCTGGCAGTCAGAAATGCTGTCGTTGATGTAGTCGATGTTGGCCCCCAGCACCTCGATCTCCTcattcagctcctgcagccctttcTGCTCCTTGGGGCTCTCAGCCTGCAGCTTCGCCCTCTTGCCCAGCAACGCCTCCTGCAGCAGCGCCAGCTCCTCGCGTTTCTGGGGGAAGAGGGGATGGAGATTGGCACTGTTGGCATagcctgtccctctgccctgcacccACTGCCCATCTCTCTCTGCCCAGAGACCTTGATGAGCCGCTCCATGTCGGCCTCCAGGTTGACCAGGGTCATCCTCTGCATGACGATGTCGAAGATGCGTCTCTCCAGCGACTGCCACTTGAGGCGAGCGGCTTTGCTGAACGTCTGGCTCGTCCCCTTCTTGGGGAACTTCTTCCTACAGCCACAGGGGAGAAGAGGCACGTGGTGGGCAACCAGCCACACCGTGCCTGGGAAGCTGTGCTTGCCCCAGGAAGAtgcctgggctctgcctggtCAGAAGCAGAGGAGGCATCTGCGTCACTTCTGGCTTGCCCAACCTTTCATTTGGCCCTTAGCAAGGAGAGGGCCAAGAGATGAGCCCAGTAGGGTTTGGGCCGTGGCATTGCACGCTTCTGGAAGGCCAGTACTGGGCTCCAGCCCAGCTGATGGACAGTCCCACCCTGCCACCGGCTCAGTGCTTCAACACTGAGAGAAGCCTCCAACCACCAGCCAAAAGCCAGGCACAGGAGTCCTGGGACGCCTCATCACCCACCCAGCCAGCCCCTGGCCTGACCTGGTGGGCCGAGCCGCGTTCACAGGGGACGAGGGGTCTCCCAGGAAGTTGTTGATTTTCCTGTTCCACTGGCGCACGATGCTGGAGACGGAGCGAGCGCCCGACTCGGGCTCTGAGGACGTGGTGCTGGCTGAGACCTCAGCACCAGAGTCCAGCATCGGGGGCTTCTGGCTCACCCTGCCCGCTGCCCGCTCCGACAGCGGCTTGGCCAGGCGGCGCAGCGCTGAGACCTGCCCCGACGAGAGCGGGTCAGATGGGcatcccccgcccaaacctgtccccatcacccccaggtccctgcaGTAACCCCTCGGGGCTATTTCCCCTTCCCAAGGCCCATCCCCTggcacagagctcagctgccCCTGCGGATGGGCAGTTCCTCTGCTGTTTGTGACCATGTCCCATCTGGTTACTGAACCATCAGAATCCTCCCCCACCCTATTGGGAATCCCCCTCCCAGAGCTCACAGGTGTCTGGAGCATGGAGTGTCACTGAGCCAAGTGCTGGGGCCAGGACCCCCACGGGGACTGGGGGCTACAGGGGGGCAAACCATCGCCCTCACCTCCTGGGTTTTCCTCCTCAGCACTATTTCCTGCTGTCGCTTCTGAGACTCCAGAGCCCGGATCTGAAACTGCacgagagagagagagaccgACCCATGGAGCATCTGgggacatcccaaacccagatGGTCAAGTTCCTGTGTACTCTacgtggtgctgctctggcatggggggttggactggatgagctttggaggtcccttccagccctggagattCTGTGAGTCCTGCCCAGATACTCCAGTGATGgtcacagccctggggctctcACCACTAAAGCTTGGGAAGCAGGTTTCCAGCCTGGAGGATGGCCCTGATGGCACACTgtcccctgggcacagcagagaCAACCACACTGGGAGCTGCCCAGCCGAGCCCACAGCAGGGCCCCAACCTTCAGCCCCAGATACTGATGAGCCCCTCAGCGCATCAGAGCAGTTCAAACAGCCCCCAGCAAGGGGATGCTCAGCCCCTCACCTCCTGCCGACGCTgctccttcttgagctgggcgatctccctgttcctcttgGTCTCTGCCAGCCGCCTCCGCTGCTGCTCCTCCCGCATCTGCTTCATCAGCGCGACCTGCAGCGAGGACGTGCACCCGTCTGGGCCAGGGCACCCACCCAGGCAGGCACCCACACACCTCAACCAGCCTGTTTCTGAGCCAGGGAGCCAGGCTGGAACAGGGGCTGCCCTCCCCATGGGTGTGGGGGAGGTTACCTTTGCCTTCTTCATCTCGGCCACCTCCGCCTGCAGCTTGCGCAGCTCGCGCTCGTAGCGGGACTGGTTCTTGAGCAGACGAGCGTGTTCCTTCTGCGCCgcctgcagcttctgcaggtcCCGGTTCATCTCCTTCAGACGCTTCTCGTAGTCTGCTTTGATCTTGTTGGCTTTCTCCTCTGTGTAGCACTCCATGGTGCctaggggaaggaggagaagggttGGCATGTGCCTACACAGCCTGCCCGAGGGCATCAGGTGCTGCCCCCTCCTCCAGGCCCTCTGCTCTGGCCCCatcacaggctgggggtgagatGCTCCCTGGGAGGGATGGGTTagggtgtgtgtaggggggaCAGTGAGGACAgctgagaggagctgcagagacagacctccAGCAATGGGCATGGATgatcctgccctgctgagcccaaCTACACCACAAGCTCTCTGGGGTCTTCAtgtgcccctcagcacctcacttTGCCAAAGTGTTCCCACAGTGTTGAAGGCAAGAAGAGGCTTTGCCTCACCATCCTTTCCAGCCACCTCTCCAGTGCCAGTGGGGTCAGGAGCTCTTTAGCTGACTAATGCTACTCCCATGGCAAAACAAGCAGAGTCTCGTGGGTTCCAGGGGCTcaagcagaagcagaggagTTGCAAAGCTCTACCAGGGCCAGCATTGCAAGCAGGGAGTGGGTGCTCTGAATCAACTAGGCAGGAGTGgggactgggagctgacagtgtggggatgggatcccaggggcgAGTAGTTCTCACTGAGGTTCTGCAGGACCCGGTCCCGTTCCAGCTGTGTGTCCCGGATCTTGTTCTGCAGCAGGATCAGCTTCTCCTCGTACTGGTGCTTGAGGGTCTGCAGGCGCCGCTGGCTGTTCTCCAGCTCATCAATCAGCTTCTGCTTGATCTCAATCTCACAGGTCAGATCTGCCAGGTCAGCCTGGAAATTCACAGCTGGAGGCGAGGGGGGACAGTCAGGCTGTGAGGGACGGGGAGCCACAGCACAGGagagggcagggggagctggtgggaacccacagcagcacctcagAGAGTGCTGGAGACTCCCCTGCAGCCACTCTGATGCTTTCCCAAGCCTCCATAGGAGATGAGGCCAGGGTATCCAGTCCCTTCCCAAAGCTCAGTGCCAGGGGATCCcagcacacacacccccacaccccGGGCAGCACCTGTGGCTGCACATTTTAcccttctcctctgcatccGAGTCAGAGTCCACCAGACTCTCTTCACTGCCCGagtcctcatcttcatcctcatgTCCATCCTCTTCCTCACAGCCACTCTCATCCTGGTCCTCCTCCTCCTAAGAGATGAGTGCCTAACCTCAGCTTGCAGCACAGCCTCGTTCTTCTCTCCACAGCTCTTCCCTCCTCCAAACCTGCCCTCACCCCACAGCTGGGTCTGCCCTCCATGCAGGACACCCAGGGGTTGCAGCATCACAGTGTACACAGCTGGAAGGGAACAGCTCTGTGCCCCATCCATTCCCTCCCAGAGGAGTAGCATTGCATCACCCAGCCCCTCTTCACCTATATTTACCAAAACCAAGCCCCAGAAAGCTGTGGGCtgcacagcagggctggctggtgAGCACCAGCTACTCCCTGCCCCTTGGCTCTGAGACCCTCCCTCCAGCCCGCTGGCAGAGTCAGGCCAGCCTTGGTCCCTCTCTCACATGGATGGCAATGCTCcactcacagaatctcaagggctggaagggacctccaaagatcatccCCCCCCTCACCTCTTCCACATCATTCTCATCTGTCTCCTCCTCATTGTCCTGCTGCAGTTTCTGTCGCTTCTTAAACGCCTCCTTCTCTGGGCTGGGAGGGCAGAGGGGGGGCTGGTGAGTCCCAGCCTGGGGATGGGTCCTGCCAGCAACCCCCTCGCCTCCTGCTTTTGGACCCTCTGGGGGAACAGCCTCCAGGATCATGCAGTGTGTGGGAAGGTGACTCGGTGCAAGGGGGAGGAACCCGGCGCCCCGGAGCTCTGGCCGGTGGCCgcagcatccccagctcacAGCgacaggcaggcagcagcatgcagccttcctccctctctccccacagctgctgctttcaccTCTTCCTCCgctgcctcctctccttcttTTTGAGGCGCTCCAGGTCCTGCTTGGCGCGCCGCAGCACGTCCGAGGCCTCTGTGTCcagcggggccgcggggctgcCCATGGCGGCAGCCGGGGAGCGGCCAGACACGCGCGAGAGGCTGCGGCGCAGCGACTCGTTCATGGACtcgctctccagcagcttcgtCCTGAACTCAGAGCAGATGGGACACTGAATCaacttcagctggaagagacctttcagctcatggagtgcagcctctgtcccagccccatcacccaccagcccattgccctcagtgcagcatccacccggctctgaaacccctccagggacggtgactccagcagctccctgggcagcctcttccaatgcctgacagccctggcaccaaagagaTTCCTCcccacatccagcctgaacctcccctggtgacacttgaggctgtttcctcttattCTAGTGCTTTgtaccagggagaacagacccaccccaACTCGCCACAGCTTCCCTTCAGGTGGTCCTAGACATCGTCAAAGAAGGGAGACAGGACATGGTCAAAGAGAGGAGATGGGACAGGGTGAAAGAAGGGACAGCCTGCTGTCCCTGAGGGAGGTTTTAGGAAGTTGTGAGCCACAGGCAGAAAAACTACAAAGCCATTCTCAATTAGGTTGGGTTAGAAGGTCAGGATGTGCAAAGACAGGGTGCTGGGACTGTGCCAGAGACTGCGATAGACATGACTTTGTGAGAGCCAGTAGTCCCTGGGAGACACCAACAGTGCCTGAGAGACACCAGGCACTCCTGCCACACAGCCACTCCATCAGGGCTCCCAGTTCACCCTAGTGACACTGGAGACATGGAACTGGGAGCTGCCCTTGGGCTCAGGCCCCCCACTGCACCCACCAAGCCGGGGTCCCAGGTGACTCTGCAGTCCCTCGTGCTCAGCTCACCTCAGCTCTTCAATCTCCCGGATGTAGTTCTGGATGAGGGCACCAATGGCTTCGTTCCCATCCCCTGGAGAAGCAGAGCCACGGGTGGATGGAGGCGAGACACGGGCCACACCGCAGCCCCCACCCCACCACGCACCAGCCCACCTCACCTGCCCTGGCCAGCATGAGGTTGGCCTCCTGGCTCATGAGGTGCGTGACACGGCTGTTGATGGCGTCGATGGCCTCCTGCATGGCCTTGACCCGCATGCGCAGCGCGCTgttctccttctgcagcagcgCGTTCTCCCGGAACAGGTCGCTGTAGCCCTCTGAGCCGTCCTCCCCGATCACCCGCTTGCCCTGCAGGGATAGAATGGAGGGTCCCTGGCTGTAGGGTGAGCTGGGACATGGGGGCTCATCTCTGGGGCTGCCCCAAGCCACCAAAGCAGGGGCAGGGACAAATCTAAGGATCGGGAAGGTGTGAGCTCAAGGGGCAGAGAGTGggagatcacagaatcccagcatggtgagGACTcaaagggccctgcagagctcctccagctcaactccctgctaaagcaagctCCTCtcgctcaggggcacaggaacgtgtccaggtgggttcttcAAGGCTTCTCCTTGCTTCACCACCTCAAGACACTTGCCACAGGTCCTGTCTGAGCCCCCATCTCTCAAACCCCTCGACCTCTCCCAGCAATTACCCCTATCAACAGGGGCAGAGTACAGTAGACAGGAGGGTCTATCTCACCAAACCTGCTCTGATTTGAAGGTGAGGAGGAGGCTCTCTGCCCCTGCCCCCATCTCCCTTGGCTCACCGCCTTGTACTCCATCAGCTCCATCTGCAGGCGGGCGATCTCGGCCCTCAGGGCGCTGATCTGCTGGCTCGTCTTGTCCTGGTTCACCACCACCTTGTTCTTGATGTTGCGCGCCCGGTTGGCGTACTTGAGCGTGTTCAGGGTCTCCATGAAGTCCCGGTCAGATGGGCTCACGCAGGCAATCATGACAGTTTGGCTGTGGGAAGGTGAAAGGACAGTTTCCCCAACCTACAGCACCTCAGCACCTGGAAACCTCAGACCCAACACAGGCTACATGTCCCTAGACACCCATCCTAAGCCCTTCTGTGTTTTATAACCAGGGTGTAAACTGAGGTCAGTCTCTGCCAGAGCACCAGCAACATCCCacatagaattattttgggtGGAAaggcccttgaagctgctgcagtcccagccctgcccagcccaccactgacccctggccctcagcacctcagctccacgcctttgggatccctccagggctggggactcctcCACCAGGGAGCTTGGGCAGTGTCTAAACATCACAGAGCACTGAGCAAAGCCCAGCTCCACCAGACAGCCCACACACACCAGGATTGCTGGGGAAGAATGGGCTCTTTGGAGAAATACCCCTAAAGCAGGGAGGGAACTGAATCCATCCCACGCTGGGCAACACCAGCTGCCAAGTCCCAGATCTATGAGGGCCCTGGAGTGTTTTGCACCAGTTAATCCTGCCCAAGCTGGCTAAGTGTGCCTGGAACTCCCAAGGAACCAAAGCCTTTACATCTGCAACGACATGCCCTACCTGCTCAGAGGCATCCCCTCCCCCTGGGCAACCCACCAGGCATCTGAGTCCTGAAATCACTCCTGCATGGCTCCCTGCATACAGGGGACAGCCCCTGTGCTCCTTCCTCAGGGCTCAGCCCAGCCTGGGACCCTCATACCTGTTGCCCCCGAGGGAATCCTGCAGCAGCCGGGTGAGTTTGGAGTCACGGTAGGGCACGTGCACGACTTTCTTGCTCTGGTCTCCAAGGGCACTGATGACATTCCCTAAGGCCAGCTACcaacacaaaagaaaagccCCCATCCCAATTCAGCTCTCACTGAGATTCCAGCCAGTATGTCAGGCCTGGATTTGGGGTGCAGGAGGTAGGGGCACAGGGCTTCCCTTGCCAGCCTCAGCATCGCTCCTCTTTTCCCTGGGCTGTGCCTCTCTCCCACGTGCACTGAGGAGCAGCATCAAGCCATGGAGGTCTTTTTAAGCTCAAGTTAGCAGACCTCATCCTTTTGGGGCACCCTTGCACCCAGCTGAACTCCTGCCCACAGtcctgccctcagcagcagagctgtgccctcACCACTGGCATTTGGGATTGTGCATGTTCCTGGCCTATGGGACCTGGTGGGATAAAcctctgcagagacagcagcaaCCCCCACACCCAGGGCAGCTCCAAGCAGGACCCCAGGCTCCCCCAGGCTCCCCAGGGCAGGCCCTttggcagccccctgccctgcccagcccgTACCAGCCCGCAGTTGATGGAGATGCCCTCCTTGGCTCTCTCGCCCGTCGCTCCCGTCCGCTTCAGCCTCTCCGAGCCCGCCAGGTCTACGAAGTGAAACTTGGCCGTGAGGGTCTCGTACTCGGTGGTGGGCTGAGCTCCATCCAGGAGGCCGGACACCTCCCCGCTCACCTGCGGCACGGCACAGGCACAGGGTCAGCCCCACGCAcccagagcagccacagctgccctcagccctgcccaGACAGCAGCACAAGCCTGAGCATTCACCCCCCAGTCCAGCCCCTCCAGGATGGGGGAGCAgatcccagcagctgctgcctctggccCAGACCACTCCTGCCTTGGATGGGGTCATTCCAGGGCAGACCTGAGCTCCCATTAAATGCTAATGCTGGCTGTGAGTGAAGAGAAGACAGACAAAGCCCTGCCTCTGCCATAGAATCATGAACCACAGcatagtgggggttggaaggggcctttagagatcattcagtccaacccatctgcagaagcaggtccagctagatcaggtcacacaggaacgtgtccaggtgggtcttgaagagctcgaaggaaggagcctccacaccctccctgggcagcctgggcctgggctccctcacctcacagggaaagaggttttccttatgtttaaagagaactttttgtgttccagctttatcccatcaccccttgtcctgttgctagatacaacagaagaaagtgctgccccaacctcctgacacccaccacttatATACTTATAGATATTAATgggatcccccctcagtctcctccagactgaacagccccaggtcctgcagcctttcctcatcaggaagatcctccagtcccctcagcatcttggtttCTGCAAGACTACAAATTCCCTCCCCTTTCCAATGGACCCCCTGCCCACACTGCCGGTGGCAGACGCAGGGATCAGCCCAGCCACGAGGCAGGAGCCCACTCACCAGCTCCGGGCGGGCACACACTCTCATCTGGCACAGGTGGATGGTGAAGATGGCGTGAGAGCGGGAGCTCTGCACGTTCATCTGGGTGCTGGCGGTGGTGCGGGAGAGAGCCCCCTGTTTTAGGCACTGGATCAGCTGCAATGAcacagggcagggggagaaCAAAACCTTGAAGTACCTTTCCAGGGCATCAGCACCCCACCACAAGCCCAGCGAGCACATCAACCTccccctgcagcaccccagggctgctctgtcccagcagTCCCGGGTGATGGGACATTCCTTGGTGGTCTCCCAGCTGCCAACCTTCCTCCATGCCCACCCCATCCCACACCCACCTCGTCCTGAGAGCTGATGAGGCGTGAGGTGACCCCTGTGGTGTAGATGCTCCCGCTGGCATCCTCGTGGATCTTGATGTTGGATTTGCGGTGCCGGGCGTCGGGGTCGCGGGCGCTGTCAAACAGATCCAGGATCTCCTCGTTGTAGAGCTGAGGGGGGTGGGAGAGGGTGTGGGGtgagcagcaggagcctggCATGGTGGGactggcaggagctgccctgtgccaccctgctgctgcagccctgagccAGGATGATGGGCTGTGCAGTCATgttggaatcacagaatcgtttccATGTTTTCCctacagctccctgacaggaggctgcagtgagctggggtcagtctctgctcccatgcaacaagtgacaggacaagaggaaacagcctcaggttggcccaggggaggttgaggttggagctgaggcagaactgtttccctgagaggggtgtgagcccctgtgccaggctgcccagggagctgagggagtgcccagccctggagggatcccaaaggcgtggggctgaggtgctgagggccaggggtcagtgctgggctgggcagggtgagggcagggctggggctgcagcagcttcaagggcttttccaaccaaacaactCTATGATGCCACTCCTGCCCATTCCCACCCCCTTGCCACCACCCCTCAGTGCCACCCCTCACCCCCTCacacccagctccctgcagtgcGGGGTCACGCGAGGGCTCAGGTGGAACGGATGAGGCTAATCCATCCCTGGCTGCCCcaggcacagccaggctgcctggggatcaaaccctgctctggcagcctgCTCTGGGACAGAGCCACGGGACAGGGCTCAGTGGGGCCAAATCCCACCCTGCTGCTTGGGACAGAAGCTCCTGATGCAGCCATGTGCCCacgctgagagccaccagcaccacagaaccctccctgggctgcctggagaagaggggcTGTAGGATATGTCTTGGTGCAGGGGCACAACCCCTGGTTGGATGCCCATGCCTACATGGTGGGCCAGTGGGCAAAGCCCTCCACAGGCTCCAATGGCTGTGGTCAGGCAATGGGGTTTCACTCACCCCACATGTAACAGAGCCCTGGGAAAGCCTTCAAGCCCTCACTGCTGGCAGATACCTCCCCCACCCCGGAGCTGCCGATGTCCTCCTGACCACAAGCAGCTCTGAAGCACAGCAGAGGAAGCCTCGTTCCCATCCTCCACCAGACAAACATCTCTGAGGCTATTTTGAGAGCTGAAATCACCAGGGTCAGAGGTGGCGAAGGAAGAAAGGCTACAGGAAATCCCTGGGGCAGTTGGTGTGACCCCAAGCAgagccactgctccctcacccccagGTGCCCCCCACTCTTGGTCTGCACAGATGCTTCCAAAGACTGGCTGGGAGAGGGACAGCACAGACATCCCCCACTCAGTGTTCATCCCTCACAGATCCCAACCCCAGCTAACGGGTCACCCAGCTCCTTGGGGCAGTGCTGAGTCATCCCAAACTGACTGGGAGAAACTGAGACAGGGGAAACTAAAGGCAGGTAGCAGAGGATTATTTAGAGGGCAGATACAGGGGGGgctgagaaggaagaggaagcgTGTCAcacagggggaggggggacacACACTGGGCTGAGGTCAGGATCCCATCCTACAGCCCAAGGAAAGCTGACTATGCCCCAGCCCCAACAGCATGAGGAGAAAGACCAACAAGGCTCACTCCCCAGCAGGACTTCAGAACAGGCAGGAAACGTCTCCACTTCCATCCCAGCCCACAGGctccccagagcagagccccacGAGGCCAAGGGTGTGTGGGaaagcagccaggagctgggacaGGCTGAGTGATGGGGAGGGAAGGATGTGGCCAGACAAACAGCACTGTGAGAGCTAACCAGGGCTCTGCAGATGGAAAGATGACTGGGAAGGGTTTCTCCAGCAAGGAGGTCAGTGCTCCAGGTACCTTCCCCTCTCCAGGACATCAACATCTGGAAGAATCCAGATGTGATGGCCACCAAAGTCATGGGGAGGCAAGATCATGGCATGAGGCCTCGCTCTGCCTGCCTGTATCCTCTCAGCAACCAACCAGATGAAGTTTGTTCAGGACTTCAGCTTTGCTCAACACCACTCTGTGTTTTCTCACCAGAGCCTTAAATCACTTTCCATCTTGAACTTCTTTGCACTTTCCCCCTCAGGACCAGACCCAGGGAAACTGCTGCAGACACACACGGTCCCCAGACCTTCTGGGACAAACTTCTCCAGGGGAAGAAGTAGTTAATAGAAGAGGCTTTTGAAATAGAGAGGCCAAAACAGAGGTGAGAGAGGATGCAATGAAACAAGGTCAAAGATGCAGTAAAGGACATGGGAAATAACACAGCCCTTCCTCAAATCCCCACAAGAATggcattttttcctctccttttttcacTGGGAACACTGGTCCACATCCAGGGGAGCGAGGTGTGCTGCTAGCCTCGACCTCAGACAGCAGCAAGCCAACCCAGAGCCCCCTGCAT of Colius striatus isolate bColStr4 chromosome 22, bColStr4.1.hap1, whole genome shotgun sequence contains these proteins:
- the KIF21B gene encoding kinesin-like protein KIF21B isoform X2, with product MAAADSCVKVAVRIRPQLSKEKIEGCHICTSVTPGEPQVLLGKDKAFTYDFVFDLDTWQEQIYTTCVGKLIEGCFEGYNATVLAYGQTGAGKTYTMGTGFDMSISEDEQGIIPRAIGHLFSGIEERKRAAQSRGVAAPEFKVSAQFLELYNEEILDLFDSARDPDARHRKSNIKIHEDASGSIYTTGVTSRLISSQDELIQCLKQGALSRTTASTQMNVQSSRSHAIFTIHLCQMRVCARPELVSGEVSGLLDGAQPTTEYETLTAKFHFVDLAGSERLKRTGATGERAKEGISINCGLLALGNVISALGDQSKKVVHVPYRDSKLTRLLQDSLGGNSQTVMIACVSPSDRDFMETLNTLKYANRARNIKNKVVVNQDKTSQQISALRAEIARLQMELMEYKAGKRVIGEDGSEGYSDLFRENALLQKENSALRMRVKAMQEAIDAINSRVTHLMSQEANLMLARAGDGNEAIGALIQNYIREIEELRTKLLESESMNESLRRSLSRVSGRSPAAAMGSPAAPLDTEASDVLRRAKQDLERLKKKERRQRRKSPEKEAFKKRQKLQQDNEEETDENDVEEEEEDQDESGCEEEDGHEDEDEDSGSEESLVDSDSDAEEKAVNFQADLADLTCEIEIKQKLIDELENSQRRLQTLKHQYEEKLILLQNKIRDTQLERDRVLQNLSTMECYTEEKANKIKADYEKRLKEMNRDLQKLQAAQKEHARLLKNQSRYERELRKLQAEVAEMKKAKVALMKQMREEQQRRRLAETKRNREIAQLKKEQRRQEFQIRALESQKRQQEIVLRRKTQEVSALRRLAKPLSERAAGRVSQKPPMLDSGAEVSASTTSSEPESGARSVSSIVRQWNRKINNFLGDPSSPVNAARPTRKKFPKKGTSQTFSKAARLKWQSLERRIFDIVMQRMTLVNLEADMERLIKKREELALLQEALLGKRAKLQAESPKEQKGLQELNEEIEVLGANIDYINDSISDCQATIMQIEETKEELDSTDTSVVISSCSLAEARLLLDNFLKASIDKGLQVAQKEAQIRLLEGRLRQWDAGGSAHNHAILDALREKAESHPELQALIHNVQQENGYTSTDEEVSEFSLASDGSISQSFTMKGSASQDDFKFKGEPKLSGQMKAVSAECLGPTLDVSTKNITKSLASLMEIKEDGISFSIRDPYYKEKVSRTVSLPTRGSTFPRQSRGSDTSPLTRRKSYDRGQPARPPDVGFTPPSSPPTRPRNDRNVFSRLTSNQSQGSALDKSDDSDSSVSEVLRGVINPVCGPKNARTAPLQCVSMAEGHTKPVLCLDATDELLFTGSKDRSCKMWNLVTGQEIASLKGHPNNVVSIKYCSHTGLVFTVSTSYIKVWDIRDSARCIRTLTSSGQVISGDACAGTSTRTVTSVQGEHQINQIALNPTGTTLYAATGNSVRIWELSRLQPIGKLSGHIGPVMCLTVNQTASNHDLVVTGSKDHYVKVFEIAEGMVGNIGPTHNFEPPHYDGIECLAIQGDVLFSGSRDNGIKKWDLEQQELIQQIPNAHKDWVCALAFIPGRPMVLSACRGGVIKVWNVDNFTPVGEIKGHDSPINAICTNSKHIFTASSDLTVKLWSGRRLPAGSN